One window of the Anopheles cruzii chromosome 2, idAnoCruzAS_RS32_06, whole genome shotgun sequence genome contains the following:
- the LOC128268824 gene encoding probable beta-hexosaminidase fdl yields MLLSHDYGSRRSSVGSSQSRNIRMTVLKNLFKKMAFTKSLLKTLIVLFVFGSGLLVVYWRDSTESSKPSTPFALGSYNSHIVDGGSFGSLGGTGENARINAIPISPMERSWTYKCVNNRCVRHHFVDGVEEDFDNYHQQQQQQQQQQQQQQQQQQPQQQTQTQQQPHAAGADGGAKRIPYRTCTMTCGPINIWPQPTGAATIGSKTSRFRLSDMRIKVSTAFEPVERLLHDAFDVLRTEIRTLMASHGATLEEIEGAMPANSLPPELQQRSLGTEMNEAAEQHQSVGGLPAEQRQSTDGLGGGNKIHFFKLISDKRYDADVFEVNVHVEKSPEIHLTLRTDESYNMSVTHSARVLIVKISANSFFGAKHGLTTLQQLVWFDDAERTLKILNKAAIDDGPKFNYRGLMVDTSRHYFSLDALKRTIVGMSHSKLNRFHWHITDSQSFPLISRHYPQLARYGAYSEAEVYTPEDVRELASFAKVRGVQIIPEIDAPAHAGNGWDWGPKHGLGELSLCINQQPWNNYCGEPPCGQLNPKNNNTYLILQRLYEELLEIVGPLDYFHLGGDEVNLECWQQHFNDSDMRTLWCDFMLQAYHRLQLAARAQNGTVPSTVAVWSSGLTSNVCLPKSVFAVQVWGGSKWPENFQLVNAGYGLVISHVDAWYLDCGFGSWRSTGEGACSPYRNWQTVYKHRPWDEMKLTSLQMHQILGGEACLWTEQVDESILESRLWPRASALGERLWTDPVEERYSESVPLEVYNRMSVFRAHLAGLGLRPEPIFPKYCAQNQDECV; encoded by the exons ATGTTACTATCACACGATTACGGCAGCAGG CGCTCCTCGGTAGGCTCGTCGCAGTCGCGCAACATTCGGATGACGGTGTTGAAAAATCTGTTCAAAAAAATGGCTTTCACAAAGTCGCTACTAAAAACGCTCATAGTACTGTTCGTGTTCGGCAGTGGCCTGCTTGTGGTCTACTGGCGGGACAGCACGGAGTCATCCAAACCGTCCACACCGTTCGCGCTGGGAAGCTACAATTCGCATATCGTCGACGGAGGAAGCTTCGGCAGTCTGGGCGGCACGGGTGAAAACGCACGAATCAACGCGATTCCGATCAG CCCCATGGAACGATCGTGGACGTACAAGTGCGTCAACAATCGGTGCGTTCGGCACCACTTCGTGGACGGTGTAGAAGAGGACTTCGACaactaccaccagcagcagcagcagcagcagcagcagcaacagcaacagcagcagcaacagcaaccgcagcaacaaacccaaacgcagcagcaacctcaCGCGGCAGGAGCGGATGGCGGCGCAAAACGCATCCCGTACCGAACGTGCACGATGACCTGCGGCCCGATCAACATCTGGCCCCAGCCAACGGGTGCCGCGACGATCGGTAGTAAAACGTCGCGCTTCCGGCTGTCCGATATGCGGATTAAAGTGAGCACCGCGTTTGAGCCGGTGGAACGACTGCTCCACGATGCGTTCGACGTCCTGCGGACCGAAATACGCACCCTGATGGCGTCCCACGGAGCGACACTTGAAGAAATTGAGGGAGCAATGCCAGCGAACTCTCTCCCACCGGAGTTACAACAGAGAAGCTTGGGCACCGAGATGAATGAGGCGGCCGAGCAGCACCAATCCGTCGGGGGGCTTCCGGCGGAACAACGCCAAAGCACCGATGGGCTGGGCGGTGGTAACAAGATACACTTCTTCAAACTGATCAGCGACAAGCGCTACGATGCGGACGTGTTCGAGGTGAATGTGCACGTGGAAAAATCGCCCGAAATACACCTGACGCTCCGTACCGACGAGAGCTACAACATGAGCGTGACCC ACTCTGCCCGTGTGCTGATTGTGAAAATATCCGCCAACTCATTCTTCGGCGCCAAGCATGGCCTTACGACGCTCCAGCAGTTGGTTTGGTTCGATGACGCCGAACGGACGCTGAAGATTCTCAACAAGGCAGcgatcgacgatgggccaaagTTTAA CTACCGCGGTCTGATGGTGGACACTTCGCGGCACTACTTCTCGCTGGACGCCCTCAAGCGCACGATCGTGGGGATGTCGCACTCGAAGCTAAACCGGTTCCACTGGCACATAACGGACTCGCAGAGTTTCCCGCTCATCTCGCGACACTACCCGCAACTCGCTCGGTACGGGGCATACTCCGAGGCGGAGGTGTACACGCCGGAGGACGTCCGAGAGTTGGCGTCGTTTGCAAAAGTGCGTGGCGTTCAGATCATCCCGGAGATCGATGCACCGGCACACGCCGGCAATGGGTGGGACTGGGGGCCGAAGCATGGGCTCGGCGAGCTCAGTCTGTGCATCAACCAGCAACCGTGGAACAACTACTGCGGGGAGCCACCGTGCGGTCAGCTGAATCCGAAGAACAACAACACCTACCTGATCCTGCAGCGGCTCTacgaggagctgctggagaTCGTCGGTCCGCTCGACTACTTCCACCTCGGTGGGGACGAAGTGAACCTCGAGTGCTGGCAGCAGCACTTTAACGACTCCGACATGCGCACGCTCTGGTGTGACTTTATGCTGCAGGCGTACCATCGGCTACAGTTGGCCGCCCGGGCCCAGAACGGGACCGTGCCCAGTACGGTGGCCGTTTGGTCGAGCGGGCTGACGAGCAACGTGTGCCTCCCGAAGAGCGTGTTCGCCGTGCAGGTGTGGGGCGGTAGTAAGTGGCCGGAAAACTTTCAGCTCGTCAACGCCGGCTACGGGCTGGTGATATCGCACGTGGACGCCTGGTACCTGGACTGTGGCTTCGGTAGCTGGCGGTCGACCGGTGAGGGAGCCTGCTCACCGTACCGCAACTGGCAGACGGTGTACAAGCACCGGCCGTGGGACGAGATGAAGCTAACCTCACTCCAGATGCACCAGATACTGGGCGGCGAGGCGTGCCTGTGGACGGAGCAGGTCGACGAATCGATCCTGGAGTCGCGCCTGTGGCCCCGAGCCTCGGCACTCGGTGAACGGCTGTGGACCGATCCGGTCGAGGAGCGGTACAGTGAGTCGGTGCCGCTCGAAGTGTACAACCGGATGTCGGTGTTCCGGGCGCACCtggccgggctcgggctccgACCGGAGCCCATTTTCCCCAAGTACTGTGCGCAGAACCAAGACGAATGTGTATGA